The following are encoded together in the Gemmatimonadota bacterium genome:
- a CDS encoding Ig-like domain-containing protein — protein MASSNFAPRRTTASALVLVLASGLLSCAESATSGESGVARIDATPSTLTLLVDETKGLSARAFDAAGTPLSRPLFWSVSDASIITVTQGGIVTGISRGSAQVAASAGGKSVLVPVIVAPRAVALVRVTPATTTIRVGATTPLAVQILDSTGVTLTGRTVQWTTSAATVATVNGTGVVSGIAAGSATITATVDGVRGTAAVSVQPVPVATVVVSPTTAALLDGASVTLNAVTRDSAGRTLTGRTVAWTSSATAVASVSSTGVVLAVAPGTATITATSEGKTATSRVTITPVPVRTVTVSPATSTLSVGQTVPLVARVADSTGAPLNGRVVSWTTDRAAVATVNATTGLVTAVATGTARITATSEGRTGASVITVATIPVASVQVTPASASLLPGQAQRLTARTLDAQGRVLTGRPVKWIGGAPAIAPVDSTGLVRAVGVGTAVIVASSEGALTSVPITVVPITVTKVTVTPATASVELGNALQLSASITDAIGRPVAGKVATWSTNNPALATVSPTGRVQTIANYGTVTISATSDGVTGVAALAITPIRVSRITLTPSAPALLVAQSLRLGLQLTDSLRRPVATTGRTIVWASSAPAVATVDTSGLVTALSAGTADISASTDGKTGIARLVVSDVPVSSVTLSPLNAQFIDGSSLQLSATAIDGSGNPIPRRTAAWSSSATAFASVDSTGKVFGVAPGAATITATIGGVPGSTMVTISAAPVSSITVAPAAVTLAPGGTQSLLATLYGPTPNVPISPAPRTIAWSISAGNVATISPSGVVTGLAAGTATVTVTAWSPGQAVPVTARVIVTVQ, from the coding sequence ATGGCCAGCAGCAACTTCGCTCCTCGTCGCACGACGGCTTCGGCGCTCGTTCTGGTCCTCGCGTCGGGCCTGCTCTCCTGTGCCGAGTCGGCCACGTCGGGGGAGTCGGGGGTGGCGCGCATCGACGCCACACCGTCGACGTTGACGCTGCTGGTGGACGAAACGAAGGGGCTGTCGGCGCGCGCCTTCGATGCCGCGGGTACGCCGCTCTCCCGCCCGCTGTTCTGGTCGGTCTCCGACGCGAGCATCATCACGGTGACCCAAGGGGGGATCGTCACCGGGATCTCCCGCGGCTCCGCGCAGGTCGCAGCCAGCGCCGGCGGCAAGTCGGTCCTCGTCCCGGTGATCGTGGCGCCGCGCGCCGTGGCGCTGGTGCGCGTCACGCCCGCGACCACGACGATCCGCGTGGGGGCCACGACCCCGCTCGCGGTGCAGATCCTCGACTCCACGGGAGTCACGCTCACCGGGCGCACGGTGCAGTGGACGACCTCCGCCGCGACGGTGGCCACCGTGAACGGCACCGGTGTCGTCAGCGGCATCGCGGCGGGGAGCGCGACGATCACCGCGACGGTCGACGGTGTGCGCGGAACCGCCGCGGTCTCCGTGCAGCCCGTTCCGGTGGCGACGGTGGTCGTCTCGCCGACGACGGCGGCGCTCCTCGACGGCGCCTCGGTCACGCTGAACGCCGTCACGCGCGACTCGGCCGGACGCACCCTCACCGGGCGCACGGTCGCGTGGACCTCCAGCGCCACTGCGGTCGCCAGCGTCTCGTCCACGGGCGTGGTGCTGGCGGTGGCGCCCGGGACGGCCACGATCACGGCGACGAGCGAAGGGAAGACCGCAACCTCGCGCGTGACGATCACCCCGGTCCCGGTGCGAACCGTGACCGTGAGCCCGGCGACGTCGACGCTCTCGGTCGGGCAGACGGTCCCGCTGGTGGCACGGGTGGCCGACTCCACCGGCGCGCCACTCAACGGGCGAGTGGTCAGCTGGACGACCGACCGGGCGGCCGTGGCGACCGTCAACGCCACCACCGGTCTCGTCACGGCGGTGGCGACGGGGACGGCGCGCATCACCGCCACGAGCGAAGGGCGGACAGGGGCGTCGGTGATCACCGTGGCGACGATCCCGGTGGCGAGCGTGCAGGTGACGCCGGCGAGCGCGTCGCTCCTCCCCGGCCAGGCGCAACGCCTCACCGCTCGCACCCTCGACGCACAGGGGCGAGTCCTCACCGGACGCCCGGTCAAGTGGATCGGTGGCGCACCGGCGATCGCCCCGGTCGACTCCACCGGGCTGGTACGCGCCGTCGGCGTCGGGACCGCGGTCATCGTCGCGTCGAGCGAGGGGGCGTTGACCAGCGTCCCGATCACCGTGGTGCCCATCACGGTCACCAAGGTGACGGTCACCCCGGCCACCGCATCGGTCGAACTCGGGAACGCATTGCAGCTGTCGGCGAGCATCACCGATGCCATCGGCCGCCCCGTCGCCGGCAAGGTGGCGACCTGGTCGACGAACAACCCGGCGCTGGCCACCGTCTCCCCGACGGGGCGCGTGCAGACGATCGCCAACTACGGGACTGTCACCATCTCCGCGACGAGCGATGGCGTGACCGGGGTCGCCGCGCTCGCCATCACGCCCATCCGCGTCTCGCGCATCACCCTCACCCCGTCGGCCCCGGCGCTCCTGGTGGCGCAGTCGCTCCGGCTGGGTTTGCAACTGACGGACTCGCTCAGGCGCCCCGTGGCCACGACGGGACGGACGATCGTCTGGGCGTCATCGGCGCCGGCGGTGGCCACGGTCGACACCTCCGGGCTGGTCACCGCCCTGTCGGCGGGAACGGCCGACATCTCCGCGTCCACCGACGGCAAGACCGGGATCGCACGCCTCGTCGTCAGCGACGTGCCGGTGTCGAGCGTGACCCTGTCCCCGCTCAATGCGCAGTTCATCGACGGGAGCAGCTTGCAGCTGTCGGCCACCGCGATCGATGGGAGCGGGAACCCGATCCCGCGCCGCACCGCCGCCTGGAGCTCGAGCGCGACCGCCTTCGCCAGCGTTGACAGCACGGGCAAGGTCTTCGGCGTCGCCCCCGGGGCGGCGACGATCACGGCGACCATCGGAGGGGTGCCGGGGAGCACCATGGTGACCATCTCGGCCGCCCCCGTCTCGTCGATCACCGTCGCGCCGGCAGCGGTCACCCTCGCGCCAGGGGGGACGCAGTCGCTCTTAGCGACGCTTTACGGCCCGACCCCGAACGTCCCGATCTCGCCGGCGCCGCGCACGATCGCCTGGTCGATCTCCGCCGGGAACGTCGCGACGATCTCGCCGAGTGGGGTGGTGACCGGACTCGCCGCCGGCACGGCCACGGTGACGGTGACGGCCTGGTCGCCGGGGCAGGCGGTGCCGGTGACGGCGCGGGTGATCGTGACGGTGCAGTAG
- a CDS encoding N-acyl homoserine lactonase family protein — MRRVRRPPRSPKSSGALVTGALVLGALVASAAGTFGAPRALAQPSVPRRTAALPALRLYVLDCGTLIFNHPEDYNLTREEVRNTNMSVACYLVVHPKGTLLFDAGLPDRVRGTPFNEAPFSGDPKAPSTDYYMLVTNTLKGQLARIGYSPARIDYLALSHFHGDHVGNANDYSSATWLVQRTEYDVMFGPQVPPSSMDPNSLRLKGSRKQLLDGDHDVFGDGRVVVKSTPGHTPGHQSLYVQLAKTGNVVLSGDLYHYPEERTLQRMPSDERTTGTAASREGLERFMRSANAQLWVGHDINAFTRQRKAPAFYE; from the coding sequence ATGCGACGCGTCCGACGCCCCCCGCGTTCCCCGAAATCGTCAGGCGCGCTGGTCACCGGTGCGCTGGTCCTTGGCGCCCTCGTCGCCAGCGCCGCAGGCACCTTCGGTGCGCCGCGCGCGCTGGCGCAGCCCTCCGTGCCGAGGCGCACGGCGGCGCTCCCGGCGCTCCGCCTGTACGTCCTCGACTGCGGCACGCTGATCTTCAACCACCCCGAGGACTACAACCTCACCCGCGAGGAGGTGCGCAACACCAACATGTCGGTGGCCTGCTACCTGGTGGTGCATCCCAAGGGCACGCTCCTCTTCGACGCCGGGCTCCCCGACCGAGTGCGCGGGACACCGTTCAATGAGGCGCCGTTCAGCGGCGACCCCAAGGCGCCGTCGACCGACTACTACATGCTCGTGACCAACACGCTCAAGGGACAGCTCGCGCGAATCGGATATTCGCCGGCCCGGATCGACTACCTCGCGCTCTCGCACTTCCACGGCGATCACGTCGGCAACGCCAACGACTACAGCTCGGCAACATGGCTGGTGCAGCGCACGGAGTACGACGTGATGTTCGGTCCGCAGGTGCCGCCCTCGTCGATGGACCCCAACTCGCTCCGCCTCAAGGGGAGCCGGAAGCAACTCCTGGACGGTGACCACGATGTCTTTGGCGATGGGCGCGTCGTCGTGAAGTCCACCCCTGGACATACGCCCGGGCACCAGAGCCTGTACGTGCAGCTGGCGAAGACGGGGAACGTGGTCCTGAGCGGGGACCTCTATCACTACCCGGAAGAGCGGACGCTGCAGCGCATGCCCAGCGATGAGCGCACCACCGGGACAGCGGCCTCGCGCGAGGGGCTCGAGCGCTTCATGCGCAGCGCCAACGCGCAGCTCTGGGTGGGGCACGACATCAACGCCTTCACCCGCCAGCGAAAGGCACCGGCCTTCTACGAGTGA